The following are encoded in a window of Alphaproteobacteria bacterium LSUCC0719 genomic DNA:
- a CDS encoding SDR family NAD(P)-dependent oxidoreductase: MTMEIAGQQVWITGGGSGLGLACARHFAAAGGNVTIFDLNDTAAREHAADCGAAVVKLDVADEASVDAAVASTVAQTGAPRVLVNCAGIGPAARIVGREGALSTDVFTKTININLIGTYLMMSHTARAMLASDAVNDTGERGVIINTASVAWQDGQLGQAAYAASKGGVASLCLPAARELGQFGVRVMTIAPGLFETPMTDGLPDDLRDALGANIPFPSRLGLASEYALLAAQIVNNPYLNGTVIRLDGALRLPRK; this comes from the coding sequence ATGACGATGGAGATAGCAGGACAACAGGTCTGGATCACCGGTGGTGGCAGTGGACTGGGTCTTGCCTGTGCCCGACATTTCGCGGCAGCGGGCGGCAATGTCACGATCTTTGATCTGAATGATACAGCGGCGCGCGAGCATGCAGCCGATTGCGGCGCGGCGGTGGTGAAGCTGGATGTCGCCGATGAAGCATCGGTCGACGCCGCGGTCGCGTCCACGGTGGCGCAGACAGGCGCGCCGCGGGTGCTGGTGAATTGTGCCGGCATCGGTCCTGCGGCGCGTATTGTCGGACGCGAAGGCGCCCTGTCCACTGACGTTTTCACCAAGACGATCAATATCAATCTGATTGGCACCTATCTGATGATGAGCCATACGGCCCGCGCCATGCTGGCGTCCGATGCCGTAAATGACACGGGCGAGCGCGGCGTCATCATCAATACCGCATCGGTGGCGTGGCAGGATGGGCAGCTTGGACAGGCTGCTTATGCGGCGTCAAAGGGCGGTGTGGCATCGCTGTGCCTGCCGGCGGCGCGCGAGCTTGGCCAGTTTGGTGTGCGGGTGATGACCATCGCGCCGGGGCTGTTCGAAACGCCGATGACGGATGGTCTGCCGGATGATCTTCGTGATGCCCTTGGTGCCAATATTCCCTTTCCTTCACGACTTGGGCTGGCCTCGGAATATGCGCTTCTGGCCGCGCAGATTGTGAACAACCCCTATCTCAATGGCACCGTGATCCGGCTGGATGGCGCACTGCGTCTTCCCCGCAAATAG